The Thermomonospora amylolytica sequence GCGGATCATGATCGCGCTGGTCACCGGGGCGAACCGGGGCATCGGACGGGAGGTGTGCCGGCAGCTCGCGGCGCTGGGCCACACCGTCCTGCTCACCGCGCGCTCGCAGGAGGCAGCCGCCGCAGCGGCCGCCGAGCTCGGCCCGCACGTGCGGCCGCTGCGGCTGGACGTCACCCGCGCCGACGACGTCGCACGGGCGGCCGAGGAGGTCGCCGAGCGGCACGGACGCCTGGACGCGCTGGTCAACAACGCCGCCATCACCTACGACACCTGGCAGCGCGCCGCCACCGCCGACCTGGACGTGGTGCGGCGGGCGGCCGAGACCAACCTGTACGGCCCGTGGCGTCTCACCCAGGCCCTGCTCCCGCTGCTGCGCCGCAGCGAACACCCCCGGGTGGTCAACGTCTCCAGCGAGGCCGCCTCGCTGACCGGCATGGGCGGCGGCACGCCCGCCTACACCGCCTCCAAGACCGCCCTCAACGCCCTGACCCGGATGCTGGCCGCCGAGCTGCGCCCCGACGGGATCCTGGTCAACGCGATCTGCCCCGGCTGGGTCGCCACCGACATGGGCGGCCCCGGCGGCCGTCCCGTCGCCGACGGCGCGGCCGGCATCGTGTGGGCCGCCACGCTTCCCGACGACGGCCCCACCGGCGGCTTCTTCCGCGACGGCCGCCCTCTGCCCTGGTGAGCCTCCTCCTGGAAGGACATTGAAATGATCTTGGTGACGGGTGCCACGGGGAACGTGGGCGCCGAAGTGGTCCGCGCCCTGGCCGCGTCCGGCGTCCCGGTACGGGCGCTGGTCCGCGACGCCTCCCGGGCGGAGCCGCGGCCGGGCGTCGAGTACGTCACCGGAGACCTGAACCGGCCCGAGTCGGTGAAACCCGCGCTCGACGGGGCGCGGGCGCTGTTCCTGCTGCCCGGCTACCCGGGACTGCCGGAGCTGCTGGCCGAGGCGCGCCGGGCGGGCGCGGAACGGGCGGTGCTGCTGTCGGGCGGTTCGGCGGGCAGCGGCGACCTGAGCAACGCGATCACCCGCTACATGGCCGAGTCGGAACGGGCCGTGCGCGAATCCGGGCTGGCATGGACCTTCCTGCGGCCCAGCGCGTTCATGTCCAACACCTTCCAGTGGATCCCGCAGCTGCGGGCCGGCGACGTCGTGCGCGCCCCGTTCGCCGGAGTCCGCATCGCGAACGTCGATCCGTACGACATCGCGGCGGTCGCCGTGGCGGCGCTGCTGACCGACGGGCACGAGGGCAAGGTCCACCTGCCCACCGGGCCCGAGGCGCTGTCGGCGGCCGATCGGGTGCGGATCCTGGGCTCGGTGCTCGGCCGGGACCTGCGGTTCGAGGCGCAGCCCGACGACGAGGCCCGCGCGGAAATGCTCAAGACCACGCCGGTCGAGTACGTGGACGCGTTCTTCGACTTCTACGTCGCCGGCTCGCTGGACGAGTCGGTGGTGCGGCCGACGGTCCAGGACGTGACCGGCCGGCCGCCCCGCACCTTCGAACAGTGGGCGCTCGCGCACGCGGAGGCGTTCCGCTGACCCGTTGAGGAGGCCGCCCGTCGATGTGTGCGCTGGTCGGCCATGCGGCCCCCATGCGTTCGTCATGCGTCGGCCCTGCGACTCTCCGAGGGCGGACGGCCGGTGGCCCTACCTGCGAACGGATCGCCGAAGCCGAAACGGCTCGCCGCACATGCGGCGAATGCGTTCGGGGATGGAGACGGTACCGCTCCTGCGACGGCGGTCAGGACGATGAGAACGCCCCGGCCTGGGGGCTCGTGTCCGTCCGTGTCCGAGGGGCATGCCGGCCGCACGGGACGGAAGTATTTGTTTTGCTGTCGAAGATGTGTGCCCATGCAGCAGATCGCAGCCGTGCGGCCCTCCGGTGGGCGCCGGCATCGAGGAGGGGATCGCCGTGCCGGTCGAGCTGAACCACACCATCGTTCACGCCCGGGACAAGCGGGAGTCCGCCGAGTTCCTGGCGGGCGTCCTGGGGCTCGAGGTCGGTGACGAGTGGGGCCCGTTCATCCCCGTCACCACCGCCAACGGCGTGACCCTGGACTTCGCCGACGCGGGCGCCGGGCCGATCACCGCCCAGCACTACGCGTTCCTGCTCCCCGAGGCGGAGTTCGACGCGGCGTTCGACCGGCTCCGGCGGGCCGGGGTCGCCTACTACGCGGACCCGTACCTCCGGCGGCCGGGCGAGATCAACCATGCCCACGGCGGACGCGGCCTGTACTTCCTGGATCCGGCCGGGCACGTCATGGAGATCCTGACCCGCGCCTAGGTCCGCGTCCCGGCCGTCCGCCCGGCCGGGGTCAGGCGGGGGTCCTGCGGCGGGCGTCGGCCAGGGCGGTCAGACGGTGGGCGGTGTCGGTGCCCGGCCGGGGCTGGAGGACGATCATGGTCAGGTCGGGGGCGTCCGCCGGGCGCAGCACCACCTGGTCCAGGTGCAGGGGGCCCGCCTCGGGATGCTCGAACCGCTTGGCGACGCCGCCGGCGCGCGAGTGCACGGCGCGTTCGTCCAGCCAGCGGGCGGCCTCGGGGAATGCGCGCAGCCGCCGCAGCACCTCGCCCATCCGGGCGTCCTCGGGGTGCAGCGCGAAACTCTCCAGATACTCGCCGACCACCCGGCGGGCGTGCGCCGCCCAGTCCGCCATCGTGTCCCGGATGTCGGACGAGGCGAACACCAGCCAGGCGCCGTTGCGGTCCTCCTCGGCCCAGTCCGAGAACCGGTACAGCGACTCGGCGGTCTCGTTCCAGGCCAGCAGGTCCCAGCGGACGTCCTGCAGGAACGCGGGGGCCGGGTCCAGCGCGTCCACCAGTCGCCGCAGGTGGTCGGGCACGTCGCCGCGGGTGCGCGGGGAGGGCGGCTGCCGTCCGGCCAGCCGGAACAGGTAGTCCCGTTCGGCGTCCGACAGCCGCAGCGTCCGGGCGATGGCGGCCAGCACCTCGGGGGAGGGGTTGATGTCGCGGCCCTGCTCCAGCCACGTGTACCAGGTCACCCCGACGCCCGCCATCAGCGCGACCTCCTCGCGCCGCAGCCCGGGGGTGCGGCGCCGCACCCCCGGCTCCAGCCCCACGTCGGCCGGGCCGACCTTGGCCCGGTGCGCGCGCAGGAAACGGGCGAGCTCATCACGGCGGATGGACGTCATGGGGCCTCTCCCTGGTAGCGGCGCTACCAGTATCGGCTCGCCCTGCCGGGCCGCGCGACGCGAATCCAGGCTTGATCGCGTACTCGCGGAACCCGTAGGAGGGACCTTGCACAGCATCGTTTCGCGGCGCTCCGTCATGGCGGGGCTGGCCGCGCTGGCCTTGGCCGCCGTGCCGGCCGCTCCCGCGTCGGCCACGGCCACGGGAACGGCCTGGCCGGAGGTGGTCACCGGCCACGCCCCGTCACTGCACCCGGAGGGCATCGCCTACGACCCGACCCGGCGCGCGTTCCTGGTCGGGTCCATGCGGCACGGCACGGTCTCGGTGGTGCGCCCGGACGGCACCGTACGGACGCTGGTGAACGACCCGGCCCTGATCTCCAGCGTGGGCATCAAGGTGGACGCCCGCAACGGCCGTCTGCTGGTCGCCAACAGCGACATCGGGCTGAGCGTCCACAGCGCCCCGGCGACCACGGAGCGC is a genomic window containing:
- a CDS encoding SDR family oxidoreductase codes for the protein MIALVTGANRGIGREVCRQLAALGHTVLLTARSQEAAAAAAAELGPHVRPLRLDVTRADDVARAAEEVAERHGRLDALVNNAAITYDTWQRAATADLDVVRRAAETNLYGPWRLTQALLPLLRRSEHPRVVNVSSEAASLTGMGGGTPAYTASKTALNALTRMLAAELRPDGILVNAICPGWVATDMGGPGGRPVADGAAGIVWAATLPDDGPTGGFFRDGRPLPW
- a CDS encoding NAD(P)H-binding protein, translated to MILVTGATGNVGAEVVRALAASGVPVRALVRDASRAEPRPGVEYVTGDLNRPESVKPALDGARALFLLPGYPGLPELLAEARRAGAERAVLLSGGSAGSGDLSNAITRYMAESERAVRESGLAWTFLRPSAFMSNTFQWIPQLRAGDVVRAPFAGVRIANVDPYDIAAVAVAALLTDGHEGKVHLPTGPEALSAADRVRILGSVLGRDLRFEAQPDDEARAEMLKTTPVEYVDAFFDFYVAGSLDESVVRPTVQDVTGRPPRTFEQWALAHAEAFR
- a CDS encoding VOC family protein, producing MPVELNHTIVHARDKRESAEFLAGVLGLEVGDEWGPFIPVTTANGVTLDFADAGAGPITAQHYAFLLPEAEFDAAFDRLRRAGVAYYADPYLRRPGEINHAHGGRGLYFLDPAGHVMEILTRA
- a CDS encoding helix-turn-helix transcriptional regulator, with amino-acid sequence MTSIRRDELARFLRAHRAKVGPADVGLEPGVRRRTPGLRREEVALMAGVGVTWYTWLEQGRDINPSPEVLAAIARTLRLSDAERDYLFRLAGRQPPSPRTRGDVPDHLRRLVDALDPAPAFLQDVRWDLLAWNETAESLYRFSDWAEEDRNGAWLVFASSDIRDTMADWAAHARRVVGEYLESFALHPEDARMGEVLRRLRAFPEAARWLDERAVHSRAGGVAKRFEHPEAGPLHLDQVVLRPADAPDLTMIVLQPRPGTDTAHRLTALADARRRTPA